Below is a window of Pirellulales bacterium DNA.
GAGCTTCTGGGACAGGCGTGCGACCTGCTTCTCCTCACCGTGCGGAAGGCCGATCGCGGTCGAACGGCGTAGATCCGCACGGGAGCCACACGCCTACGCAGTTCGTTCTTGCTGAGGCTTTGGGTTGTGTGTGTCGGGCCGTCGTGGTGCAGGAATCATCATGCGAGAAAGCACGACACCTGGTGATCGTCTCCTTCCAGCTTAGGGGATTCCTCTTTGCAACGCTGCTCGGCGATGGGGCAACGATCGGCGAAGGGGCAGCCTGGGTAGGCACGGTCGGGCGAGGGGATCTCGCCCGTGAGCATCGTGCGGCGGCGCTCGCGCTCGATCGTGGGATCGGGAATCGGCACCGCCGAGAGCAACGCCTTCGTGTAGGGGTGTTTGGGGTTGCGGTATAGCTCCTCGGCGTCGGCCACTTCGACCAGCCGGCCCAGGTACATCACGCCGATGCGGTGCGACACGTGCCGCACGACCGCCAGATCATGCGCGATGAAGAGATAGGCCACGCCGAGCCGTTCCTGCAAATCGACGAGCAGATTGACGACTTGTGCTTGGATCGAGACGTCGAGCGCCGAAACCGGCTCATCGCAAAGGATCAAACGGGGCTCGACCGCCAGCGCCCGGGCGACGCCGATGCGTTGCCGCTGGCCACCGGAGAACTCGTGCGGGTAGCGATTCAAATAGCGCGGGTTGAGCCCGACCAGGTCCAAGAGTCGCATGACTTCGAGTTGTCGCCGGCGCCGGTCGTGCAGGCCGAAGATCTTCATCGGCTCGCCGACGATGGCCCCCACGGTCATGCGCGGATTGAGCGAGGCGAACGGATCTTGAAAGATCATCTGCGCCCGCTGGCGATAAGGAAGCATCGCGTGCTCGTCGAGGCCATCGATGCGATTGCCGTCGAGCCACACCTCGCCACTGGTGACGGGCACCAGGTTCAAGATGGCGCGGGCGGTGGTCGATTTGCCGCTGCCCGACTCGCCGACGAGGCCGAACGTGTGGCCTTTCTCGACCGAGAAGGTGGCGCCATCGACGGCGCGGACGACGCCATGCTCGCGGTTCCACAGGCTGCCGCGCACGAAGGGAAAGTACACCTTCAGATCGCGCACTTCGAGCAGCGGCTGGCCGGTCTGTGCGGGCAAGGTGGCGCTGCCGGTGCCGGTTTGTCGATCAGTCACGCGGGCCTCCTTTCGTTGTGGCCGCGGTTGCCTCTTCGATATTGACGAAGCACGCATAACGCGAGCCCGAGGGAGCCGTGAACATCGGCGGATACTCGGCCGCGCAGCGTTCGATGGCAAAGGGGCAACGCGGTCGATACGTGCAACCCTGCGGCAGCGTGGTGAGATCGGGGGGCTGACCGGGAATCGGCTGCAAACGGTCGGTGCCCTTGTCATCTAAACGTGGCACGCAGCTCAGCAAACCCAGCGTGTAGGGATGTCGCGGCCGGTGGAAGAGATCGTCGACCGACGCTTCCTCGACGAACTTGCCGGCATACATCACGTTCACGCGATGGCAGGTGCCGGCCACGATGCCCAGATCGTGCGTGATGAGGATGACCGCGGTGCCTTCCTGCTCTTGCAGCTCGCGAATGAGCTCGAGAATCTGCGCCTGGATCGTCACATCGAGCGCGGTGGTTGGCTCGTCGGCGATCAGCAAGTCGGGCTTGCAGGAGAGGGCCATCGCCACCATGACGCGTTGCCGCATGCCGCCGGAGAACTGGTGCGGATAGTCGAACACGCGGCGCCCGGCGCTGGCGATGCCCACGCGTTCGAGCATCGTGACGGCGTGATCGAGCGCCTGCTTGGCCGTGTACTTGAGGTGCAGCCGGGTGACCTCGATGAGTTGCTCGGCGATGGTGAGGAAGGGATTGAGCGAGGTCATGGGGTCTTGGAAGATCATGGCCACGCGATTACCGCGGATCTGGCGCAGGCGCGCGTCGGGCAGCGCGAGCAAGTCTTCGCCGTTGTAGATCGCGCGGCCTGCAACGACTTTGCCGGGCGGCTGGGGAATGAGCCCCATGATGGCCAGGTTGGTGACCGACTTGCCGGAGCCCGACTCGCCGACGATGCCGAGCGTTTCGCCCCGCGCGACGTCGAACGAGATGCCATCGACGGCGCGGACCGTGCCGTCGTCGGTGCGAAACTGCACGGCGAGGTTTTCGACGGAGAGGAGTGGCTTGGTCATACGAATCGGTGCCGCTGGGGAATTCGGGCCGGCTATTTATTCTTCATGCGGGGGTCAAGGGCGTCGCGGAGGCCGTCTCCCAGAAAGTTGAGCGCGAACAACGTGAGGGACAGCGCCACGCCGGGATAGACGACGAGCCACCAGTAGATCTTTACCGACGTGATCGCGCGGACCCCTTCGTTGGCGAGCAAGCCCCACGAGACATCGGGGGGCTGCACGCCCATGCCGAGGAAGGAGAGGAAGGCCTCGAAGAGCATCACGCGGGGGATGGTCAGCGTGAGGTAAACGATGATCACGCTCCACAGATTCGGCACCAGGTGGCCGAAGATGATTCGCCAGCGGCTGGCGCCGGTGGTGCGGGCCGCCTCGACGAACTGCTCGTTCTTGAGCGAGAGGACCTGCCCGCGGACGACGCGGGCCATGGTGAGCCAGTAAATCGCCCCGATCACCAGGAAGAAGATCGTGATGCGGTCGATATGGAGCTTGTCTTCGAGCCAGGTGCGGATCGATTCCTCGCTCAGGATGGTCATCAGGTAGATGACGACGAAGATGAAGGGAACCGAGTAGAGGACGTCGATCAGGCGCATCATGGCGTTGTCGAGGCGGCCCCCGATGTAGCCGGAGATGGCGCCGTAGGAGACACCGATCACCAGCGAAACGAAGGTGGCGACGAGACCCGCGAGGAGTGAGATGCGGGCGCCCCAGAAGAGGCGCGAGAAGACGTCACGGCCCAGTTCGTCGGTACCGCAGATCGAGGCGATGGCGCGCTCGCCGAAGATGGCGACGCGGAAGCGGACGAGGAGGCGATTGAAGAGGTTCAGATTGCCAAAGGCGTTGTCGAGCTTGATGCCGTCGAGGCGTCCGTCGGCGTCGAGCAGGTCGATCCCCTTGGCAAAGAAGGGAGAGTAGACCGGCGGCTCGAACTGCCGCGCGGTTTGCACCTCGCGCGGGGACTGCAAGGGGAGGGCAGGGGTGAGGAGGGCGAGCACGCCGAGGACGACCAGCGTGGCGAGGCAGACCATTGCCACACGATTGCGGCGCAACCGGCGCCAGGCGTCTCGCCCGAGCGACACGCCTTTGATCTGCTCGGCTTCGGCCAGCACGCGAGCGAAGTCTTCGAGCTCGCTCTTGCCGGGGCGCGCGGGAGTCACGTTCACCGGGCTACTCCAACTTCACGCGAGGATCGAGTAGCCCATACGACAGATCGACGAGCAGGTTGGCCAGGCAGAGCAAGACGGCGTAGAGGAGAATCACGCCCATGGAGAGGGTGTAATCGCGCTGTAGCGCGGCTTGAATAAAATGTGCTCCCAAGCCCGGGATGGCGAAGATCTGTTCGATCACGAGCGAACCGGTGAGGATGTCGGCGGTCGCCGGTCCGAGGTACGACACCACGGGCAGAAGTGCGCCGCGCAGGGCGTGCCGCACGATGACCGTTGGCGTGGAAAGACCTTTCGCGCGTGCCGTGCGAATATAGTCCTGCGAGAGGACGTCGAGCATGCCGGTGCGCGTCAGGCGCGCGATGTAGGCGGCGTAGGGGGCGCCGAGGCAAAAGCCGGGCAGCACCAGATGACTGAGCGTGCCCCAACCGCCGGCGGGGAACAGTGGCACGAGAAAGACGAACAGGATGATCGCCACGCCGGCGATGGTGAAATTCGGCACGGCGATACCGATCGTGGCGAGCGTCATCAGCGAGAAGTCGAAGGGGGAGCCCCGCCACACGGCCGACACCACTCCGGCGGTAAGGCCCAGGATCAGCGCGAACGTCATCGCGAAGATGCCCAGCGATGCCGAGATGGGAAAGCCCTGCCGCATGACTTCGCCCACGCTGAAATCGGCCAGTTTGTAGCTGTAGCCGAGATCGCCGCGGCCGATGTTCGACAGCTCGCGCAGATATTGTTTCCACAGCGGCTCGTCGAGATGATACCGCTTGAGCATATTGGCTTCGATCTCGGGCTCGAGCGCACGCTCGGCTGAAAACGGCCCCCCCGGCACGGAGCGCATCAAGAAGAACGACGCCGTGAAGATGATCCACAGCGTGAGCAGCGTCCAGAGGAGGCGCTTGAAGACGAAGGCGGTCACCGCAGCGCCTCCTCGGCCAGCACGCGCTGTTTTTCTTCGGCGTCGATCGACATGCCCTGAATCGGGTGGACGTCCTGGATGTTGGCGTAGAAGCCCTTCACGTAGGGGCGGACCATATCGAGCGAGACGTAGAAGTAAATTGGGATGATGGGCATCTCGTCCATGAGAATTTGCTCCGCCTCGTGGAATTGCGCGAGGCGTTTGGTCTCATCCACTTCGTGCTTGGTGGCCTCGATCAGCTCGTCGTAGCGCGCGTTGCCCCAGCCTGTCTGGTTGTTGGCTCCGCCGGTGACGAACATATCCAGGAACGTGTTGGGATCGACGTAGTCACCGATCCAGGCCGCGCGGCTGACCCAGTACTTCTGCTGCCGCGTCTGACTCTGGTAGACGCTCCATTCCTGGTTTTCGAGCGCCACGTCGATGCCCAGGTTCTTCTTCCACTGCGTCTGCAACAGCTCGGCAATGGCCTTATGGGTTTCATGGGTGTTGTACAGGATGTAGATGCGCGGGCAACCTTTTCCGCCGGGATAGCCTGCTTCGGCGAGAAGTTTTCGAGCCTTTTCGACGTTGAATTCGCCGCATTCACCCGGCTGGTAGGGCATGTAGTCTTGAATGGCGGCCGGCACGAAGCTGCGCGCGGGGATCTGCCCGGCGCGCGTCACCTTCTCGACGATCTCGCGCTTGTCGGTGGCCAGGTTGAGCGCCTGACGCACCAGCTTGTTGTCGAGGGGAGGGCGTTTCACGTTCAAGCGGTAATAGTACGTGCCCAGGTAGGGAGCGGGGGTGAAGTCGGGACGCTTTTGCGCGAGCAACTCGGGCACCACCGTGGCGGGCGTCTGCGGGATGTAGTCCACCTCGCCCGTCATGTAGAGATTCAGCGCCGTCACGGTCGACTGGATCGACAGTGCATCGACGACATTGAAGTGGACGTTGTCCTGGTCCCAATAGAGCGGGTTCTTGACCATTCGCACCCGGTCGCGGATGCGACGCTCGGCCAGCAGGTAGGGTCCGTTGGTGACGATGTTCTCGGGCTTGGTCCACAGCGGGTAGCCGTGCGTTTCGACACAGCGACGATTCACGGGAAAGAGGGGATAGAAGCCCATCAACTGCGTGAAGTAGGGGGTGGGATCGATCAGGTCGATCCGTAGCGTGTAGTCGTCGAGGGCGTGGATGCCGACCTCTTCAAAGTCGGGCAGTAGCCACTTGTAGTCGCGCGTGCCTTTGGCGCCGCTCTTCGAGAAGCGCTCTTCGCGGCCGTCGATCTCGACGACGAAGACCTTCTGGGCGTCGTCGATTTTTTCCTTGGCGACTGCTTCGTGCGCGGCATCGGACGGGGGGACCGCGACGTCGGTCGTTTCGACCGAGTCGGCGGGGGTGTCGGTTGTCGATGGTGTGGGTTCGGGCGTCGCCTGGGCGAGGATTTTGCCGTCGGTCGACTCGATCCGCAGCAACCGCCCCCGCAGGATGATGCCCGCGGCATAGGGTAAAGATCCTTCGGGCTGCTCGTGCAACTCGATTTCGACTGCTTTCCCTGGCGCGACCTTGGCGGTGGTGAAGTCACGGGCGCCCACGATATACCACAGTTCGTAGGAATACTCGGCGGCGGTCTCGGGATGGAGCATGCGGCGGTTGGACCAGACAAAGTCGTGCGCCGTGACGGGGGTATCGTCCGACCAGCGGGCGTTGCGCCGCAAGCGGAAGGTATAGGAGCGGCCATCCTCGGAGATTTCGGGCAGTTCCGACACACCGGGAACCGGCTTGAGCGTCTCCGGGTCCCAATTGACCAGTCCCTCGAAGATGCAGCGGATGATCCGCCCCTCGGGCTGCCCGGTGACGATGGCCGGGTCGACCGTCTTGATCTCGGTGTCGTTCGAAAAGGTGAAATCGGCGGGGGGCAGGGTGCCGAACGAGACTGCCCAGCCCACGGCGGCCAGACCCAGGGCGAGGACGACAAAGGGGGCGAGCTTGCGAATCAGGATCGGCGTCAAAGGGGCTCCTCGGCGAAAGCGTGTATGGTACCGCTGTCGATTTGAGCGACAACGTTTTTCGATGCGACACGTTTTTCAGCGTTCCTGGTGGCGCCGGGGCCGCGAGGAACTGGGGACGCAGCGATCCACTACCACCAATGGCGGATCGCCTGCGGGAGGGCTGTTTTTGGCCGCGCCGGCGCTTTTACTTTTTACGCAGCCGGTATAGAATGCGGCCAGTTCCGCGTGAAAAAGTGCCCACGCCGGAAAAGCAGCGCGTTCTGTGCTGCTCGTCGGGCACCCAGAAGCGCGTTTCATGTCCTGTCGTTCTGACGGGCTGCAATCGAGTGCAGCATGGATCGAATCCCGGGATGGGAAGTTCGCCCCGCGAGCAACTGCGCGCCTGTGCCTTGCGCGACGCGTATCGCCAGCCCCTCGGTCCCCTTCCCACGGGAATCGGCCGCAAGAGAAAAGGCATACAATGATTACGCACTACCGCGAGCAATCGCACGTCGCTGAAGAGTCCGCGCTGACGGACGTTTCCGAGGGTGCCATCAAAGACCTCGTGCAGGTGTTCAAGCTGCTGGCCGATGCCACGCGCTTGCGCATTCTGCTTTACCTCTCGCACGTCGAAGAAATGCACGTACGGGCCCTCTGCGAGCTGCTCGAGCAGAGCCAGCCGGCAGTAAGCCATCACCTGGGTTTGCTGCGCGAGGCGAACCTGATCGAGTGCCGCCGCGAGGGCAAGCACAACTTCTATCACCTGCTGCCGGGGCGCTTCCGCCAGTTGCTCGACACGGTCTTCGACAGCGTGCCCGAGGATGAACGCAAGATTCGTTTCGAGAGCTACGTGCTGAGCTACGCCCCCGTCGAACAATTCGTGGCGCGGTAGCGCACGCGCGATGTAGGTCAGGTACGCCGTACCTGACAACTGTTCGATGTGGCCAACTCGATCCATTGTCAGGTACGGGGTACCTGACCTACGTAGCGCTAGTGATACTGGCCATCGACGAGTCGGCGCGAGAGCTCGTCGACGACGTCTTCGCCAACCAGTTTGGCGAGATCGGGGGGCGGTGACGTTTTGTCCTTGCTGGCCAGGCCCTGCGAAAGCTTGCGCAACTGCACGAGCGCGGGGGACGAGCAGAGGGGAAAGTCGAAGGCCACGGCACGCCGCTCGTTCGTCGCAGTCGCGAATACGACGTCGAGCACTGCGGTGGGAACGATGCGACCCCCTTCTTTCAGGATGGGGATTTCGTCGAAGCGGATGCCGACTGGCCGGCCCCAGGCGTGATCGGCGCCGCTGAGCCACAGGCGGCAGTCGCTGTCGGGGTGGAGTGCCTCGCCGTAGAAATCGACGGCGTAACGACCATCGATCTGCTTGAGCACTGCGATCACGCGTCCGTAGAAAGTGGACTTCGACTTGAGGGACTTCGGAATGTCCCAAACGTCGAGGTTGCTGTAGGGCTGGGCATCGATGGGGAACTCCGCACGCGGGAATTCTCGCGACGCCTGCTCTTTCTCGCCCTTGAAATCTCCCGTCTCTAAATCCATATCACCACGTAGCAGCTTGATGCTGGCCGTTTCGCTGTCCATCGGGGCCGCGAGTTGCACGATCACCTTGGGCGCCTTGCCCGACGTGTAATCGAGCCATTCCATTTCAGCGCCGGCGACGGCCGAAGGGTGCGAGATGCGGACCGGCCCCAGCGGCTTGGGGAGAGTCAAGCGAGCAGGATCGTTCGTCGTGTATTTCGAGTCGAAATCGTCGTCGGTGCCGTTGCGCAGATCGCCGAAGACCGGCACTTCGTCGAGTGGAACTTCGAAGCAGTATTTCGCTTCGAGCGACAGCCGCTGATCGGGATCGGCGAAGGCGTCGCTCGACTGCCGGCTGTAGCAGAGTTGGCCGTCGACCTCGCGCGGCCGCACGACGCTGGGGTTCCACGATGCCGCAGCGGAATCCTCTTCGCTGGCGAGGGTCTCGGCAGGCGCAACGGTGACCTCTTCTTCGACGACGACTTCTTCCTGGGCCCGAACTTGCCCGGACAGGCAAATGACGACAGCCAAGACGGCGAGCGGCAGCCCGCGGATTGCCAGGCGGAGGAGTTCTCGCTGGGAGGAAAGCCGTGAGTTCATCGAGTTTCTCCGCCGGTGGGTGGGGCGATCACCGCCAAAATCGCCTGGATCTACTACGAATGATAACCTGACCGGGCAGGGGGGACGCGCCAAGAGCAGGGGAATTTGCCGGTCGGGGCCTCTTGTGCTGGGACGAATTGCTCTGGAGGAAGCCAAAATCGTGCCCTGGGCAGGACTTGTCGGTCTTGCTGGAGGGCGTTAAACTGCTCGTTTCCCTTTGGCGGCGGTAGGCTTGCGTGTGCAGGTCCGCCCCGCCCAGGGCCTGCTTGTACGCATGATGTAGAAGCGAGTTTGCGATGAAGACCTACATGGCGAAGCCCGGCGAAGTCGAGCAGAAGTGGCATCTCGTCGACGCCCAGGACAAGATCGTCGGCCGGTTGGCCAGCGAGATCGCCGTACTGTTGATGGGCAAGCACCGCCCGACCTATACGCCCCACGTCGATACCGGCGATTTCGTCGTCGTGATCAATGCCGAGAAGGTTTCGTTCTCGGGACGCAAGTGGGAGGCCAAGGAATATACCTGGTACACGGGCTACGGTGGTCTGCGTCGGGAGACGGCCGCCGCGCGTCACGCCCGTCGCCCCGATGCCGTGCTGACCGATGCCGTGCGTCGCATGCTGCCGAAGAGCAAGTTGGGGCGCAAGATGCTCACCAAGCTCAAGGTATATGCCGGGGCCGAGCATCCGCATCAGGCGCAGAACCCCGCCCCTCTGGAATTGGCCGTCTAAAGCGGACGGTGAAACAAATCACTCGAGCGAATTACTGAGAGAATCGACATGAGCGTCGGCAGTGCTGGTGGATCGGCCGTGAAGGATTCCCTGGGTACCGGGCGTCGCAAGACCTCGGTGGCGCGTGTCCGCGTGCGAGCGGGGAGCGGCAAGATCACGATCAACAAACGGCCGCTCGAAGATTTCTTCTCGAACCTGCACGACCGCAACAACGTCATGGCTCCGCTCGAAGCCACGGGCCAGACGGATAAGGTCGACGTCTTCATTCGCGTTCACGGCGGCGGTATCTCGGGACAATCGGGGGCGATCAAGCTCGGTATTTCCCGCGCGCTGAAGCTCCACGATGCGGAGCTGTTCGACACCCTGCGGCATGCCGGTCTGATGACCCGCGACAGCCGCATGAAGGAACGCAAGAAGTACGGTCTGCGTGGTGCCCGTCGTGGCACGCAGTTCTCGAAGCGTTAACGCGCAGGTCCGGTCATGGAGCCGTTCCAGCACGCCCTTGTCGGTTTTGGACGTGGCGATGCGGATCGGTCTGTCCTGGCGCAGGGGGCGTTGGTTGGCGCGGCACTCGGTATCGAGCGTTACACGCTGGCGCATGTGTTGCGCACGGCTGACTTGCCGGACGGTGCCTCGGCGCCGCACGATCCCCAACAGCAGCGCGAGCAACTGCTGGCCGAAATGGATGAGGCCAAGCTCGCCACCGCGGGCTGGCCAGCACAGGTGCAGTTCGAGCACGTGCTGCTCGCGGGCATGGCCGGTGATCAACTCGTGCGATTGGCCGCCCAGGAGAAGGTCGATCTCGTGGTGATCGGCCGCCAGCGACACAAGACGCAGACCACTCTGGGACTGGCCGCCGGACGGCTCGTGCATCAGTCGCCTGCCTCGGTGCTGGTGGCCGCGCGCGAGGCACGCCCCGCGCTGAAAAAGATCCTCGTGCCGGTCGATTTTTCCAGTCCCGCGGGGGATGCCCTCTCGGTCGCGCGGCAGATTGCCGCGGCGACCGGCGCCGAGGTCGTGGCGCAGCACGTCTACCGGGTGCCGCCGGGCTTCGAAAAGCGGGGAGACGAGTTCAAGGATCTCGCCGCGACGTTGCGCGCGCACGCCGAGCGACAATGGAGCGAGTTCTCCGCCGCGATCGCCACGCCGCCGCCGCTTCCCGAGGTGCGTTACGATCTCATTCCGCAAGAAGACTGGCAGACCAAGCCGGCCGACGTCGTCGTGCAGAGGGCCGACGAGTTGGAGGCCGATCTGATCGTTTGCGGCAGCCAGGGGCATTCGGGACTCACCCGGCTGTTTCTCGGCAGCACGAGCGAAGGTATTCTCAAGCGGACCCAGCGGGCCGTCCTGTGCGTGAAGCGGAAGCAGGAAAACCTCGGCCTGTTGCAGGCGCTCTTTGGCGAATAGTGCTGCCGCGTCTGTTCTGGCGCGGAAAGCGCCATCTCAACCCGACGCGTTACTTTTGAAGTTGCGCCTTTGGAGGTTCCTTGGCCTCAGTCCTCGGCAAATAGACCCATCCTAACCCGAAGCGTCAGCGAGGAGATTCTTGGAAAGAGCGTCGAGCAAAGTGCTTCCTCGCTGACGCTTCGGGTTAGGATGCCGCGAAAAGCGCAACTTCAAAGCGCGTTCGCGAGGCCGTAGGCCAGGTACTCCGTACCTGACGATGTTCGATGCGACCAAGCCAATAGATCGTCAGGTACGGAGTATCTGACCTACGGATCTCCGGGGCAGCCGTTCCCCCTGCGCCCCGCAAACTTGCGGCTCGTCACGTCCCGAGTACCATGAAGGACAGGCATTTCTCCTCTCCTGTCGCTCGGAACAGACTCGCATGTCGCGACGTAATCTCTATCTGGTGTTGGCGTTCGGCATCGTGGCGCTGGCCTGCTACGTGCAGGTCGGCTCGACGCGCCGCGACGCCTATGGCCGCGTCCTGCTCGATACGATGCAGGAAATTCACAATCACTACCTCGAAGACGTGACGGATCGCGAACTGTTCGAGGCGGCCATGGCGGGCATGGCGGGGCGGCTCGACGAGTATTCGCAATATCTGGGCCCCGAGTCTTTCCGCGAATTCAACGAGAATATCGAGCACCGTTTCGGCGGCATCGGCATTCAGGTCGTCGTCGATCGCGAAACGAACGTCCTGACCGTGGTCACGCCCCTGGTGGGCACGCCCGCTTATGCGGCGGGCATTCTCGCGGGGGATCGGATCGTCGAGATCGACGGCGAAAGCACCGAAGGTTACTCGATCGAAGATGCCGTCAAGCGGATGCGGGGCGAGATCGGCGCCCCGGTGCAGTTGAAGATCCTGCATCCCGATACCAAGGAGCCGGTCGAGTACAAGCTGACCCGCGAGCAGATCAACGTCGACACCGTGCTCGGCGACCTGCGTCATCCGAACGGCAGTTGGGACTTCTTCCTCGAGGGTCACCCGGGCATCGGCTATATCCGGCTGGTCTCGTTCAGCGAACGCACCGTCGAGGATCTGAAGAAGGCGCTCGACTGGCTCGTCGAGCACAAGATGAAGGGGTTGATTCTCGACCTGCGGGGCAATCCGGGGGGGCTGCTCGAGTCGGCCGTGCAGGTGAGCGACTTGTTCCTCGACGAGGGACGCATCGTGACAACCCGCGACCGTGACGGCATCGATCGCCAGGTCTTCGAGGCCGAGCGCGAGGGGACGTATCGAGGATTTCCGATGGCGGTGCTGGTGAACTTCGGCAGTGCCAGCGCCAGCGAGATTGTGGCGGCGGCCCTGCAGGATCACGGGCGAGCAGTCGTCATCGGCGAACGCACCTAT
It encodes the following:
- the rplM gene encoding 50S ribosomal protein L13, producing MKTYMAKPGEVEQKWHLVDAQDKIVGRLASEIAVLLMGKHRPTYTPHVDTGDFVVVINAEKVSFSGRKWEAKEYTWYTGYGGLRRETAAARHARRPDAVLTDAVRRMLPKSKLGRKMLTKLKVYAGAEHPHQAQNPAPLELAV
- a CDS encoding peptide ABC transporter substrate-binding protein, which codes for MTPILIRKLAPFVVLALGLAAVGWAVSFGTLPPADFTFSNDTEIKTVDPAIVTGQPEGRIIRCIFEGLVNWDPETLKPVPGVSELPEISEDGRSYTFRLRRNARWSDDTPVTAHDFVWSNRRMLHPETAAEYSYELWYIVGARDFTTAKVAPGKAVEIELHEQPEGSLPYAAGIILRGRLLRIESTDGKILAQATPEPTPSTTDTPADSVETTDVAVPPSDAAHEAVAKEKIDDAQKVFVVEIDGREERFSKSGAKGTRDYKWLLPDFEEVGIHALDDYTLRIDLIDPTPYFTQLMGFYPLFPVNRRCVETHGYPLWTKPENIVTNGPYLLAERRIRDRVRMVKNPLYWDQDNVHFNVVDALSIQSTVTALNLYMTGEVDYIPQTPATVVPELLAQKRPDFTPAPYLGTYYYRLNVKRPPLDNKLVRQALNLATDKREIVEKVTRAGQIPARSFVPAAIQDYMPYQPGECGEFNVEKARKLLAEAGYPGGKGCPRIYILYNTHETHKAIAELLQTQWKKNLGIDVALENQEWSVYQSQTRQQKYWVSRAAWIGDYVDPNTFLDMFVTGGANNQTGWGNARYDELIEATKHEVDETKRLAQFHEAEQILMDEMPIIPIYFYVSLDMVRPYVKGFYANIQDVHPIQGMSIDAEEKQRVLAEEALR
- a CDS encoding ATP-binding cassette domain-containing protein — protein: MRASSISKRQPRPQRKEARVTDRQTGTGSATLPAQTGQPLLEVRDLKVYFPFVRGSLWNREHGVVRAVDGATFSVEKGHTFGLVGESGSGKSTTARAILNLVPVTSGEVWLDGNRIDGLDEHAMLPYRQRAQMIFQDPFASLNPRMTVGAIVGEPMKIFGLHDRRRRQLEVMRLLDLVGLNPRYLNRYPHEFSGGQRQRIGVARALAVEPRLILCDEPVSALDVSIQAQVVNLLVDLQERLGVAYLFIAHDLAVVRHVSHRIGVMYLGRLVEVADAEELYRNPKHPYTKALLSAVPIPDPTIERERRRTMLTGEIPSPDRAYPGCPFADRCPIAEQRCKEESPKLEGDDHQVSCFLA
- the rpsI gene encoding 30S ribosomal protein S9, whose translation is MSVGSAGGSAVKDSLGTGRRKTSVARVRVRAGSGKITINKRPLEDFFSNLHDRNNVMAPLEATGQTDKVDVFIRVHGGGISGQSGAIKLGISRALKLHDAELFDTLRHAGLMTRDSRMKERKKYGLRGARRGTQFSKR
- a CDS encoding ABC transporter permease, giving the protein MRSVPGGPFSAERALEPEIEANMLKRYHLDEPLWKQYLRELSNIGRGDLGYSYKLADFSVGEVMRQGFPISASLGIFAMTFALILGLTAGVVSAVWRGSPFDFSLMTLATIGIAVPNFTIAGVAIILFVFLVPLFPAGGWGTLSHLVLPGFCLGAPYAAYIARLTRTGMLDVLSQDYIRTARAKGLSTPTVIVRHALRGALLPVVSYLGPATADILTGSLVIEQIFAIPGLGAHFIQAALQRDYTLSMGVILLYAVLLCLANLLVDLSYGLLDPRVKLE
- a CDS encoding universal stress protein, giving the protein MEPFQHALVGFGRGDADRSVLAQGALVGAALGIERYTLAHVLRTADLPDGASAPHDPQQQREQLLAEMDEAKLATAGWPAQVQFEHVLLAGMAGDQLVRLAAQEKVDLVVIGRQRHKTQTTLGLAAGRLVHQSPASVLVAAREARPALKKILVPVDFSSPAGDALSVARQIAAATGAEVVAQHVYRVPPGFEKRGDEFKDLAATLRAHAERQWSEFSAAIATPPPLPEVRYDLIPQEDWQTKPADVVVQRADELEADLIVCGSQGHSGLTRLFLGSTSEGILKRTQRAVLCVKRKQENLGLLQALFGE
- a CDS encoding ABC transporter ATP-binding protein, with translation MTKPLLSVENLAVQFRTDDGTVRAVDGISFDVARGETLGIVGESGSGKSVTNLAIMGLIPQPPGKVVAGRAIYNGEDLLALPDARLRQIRGNRVAMIFQDPMTSLNPFLTIAEQLIEVTRLHLKYTAKQALDHAVTMLERVGIASAGRRVFDYPHQFSGGMRQRVMVAMALSCKPDLLIADEPTTALDVTIQAQILELIRELQEQEGTAVILITHDLGIVAGTCHRVNVMYAGKFVEEASVDDLFHRPRHPYTLGLLSCVPRLDDKGTDRLQPIPGQPPDLTTLPQGCTYRPRCPFAIERCAAEYPPMFTAPSGSRYACFVNIEEATAATTKGGPRD
- a CDS encoding ABC transporter permease → MNVTPARPGKSELEDFARVLAEAEQIKGVSLGRDAWRRLRRNRVAMVCLATLVVLGVLALLTPALPLQSPREVQTARQFEPPVYSPFFAKGIDLLDADGRLDGIKLDNAFGNLNLFNRLLVRFRVAIFGERAIASICGTDELGRDVFSRLFWGARISLLAGLVATFVSLVIGVSYGAISGYIGGRLDNAMMRLIDVLYSVPFIFVVIYLMTILSEESIRTWLEDKLHIDRITIFFLVIGAIYWLTMARVVRGQVLSLKNEQFVEAARTTGASRWRIIFGHLVPNLWSVIIVYLTLTIPRVMLFEAFLSFLGMGVQPPDVSWGLLANEGVRAITSVKIYWWLVVYPGVALSLTLFALNFLGDGLRDALDPRMKNK
- a CDS encoding S41 family peptidase is translated as MSRRNLYLVLAFGIVALACYVQVGSTRRDAYGRVLLDTMQEIHNHYLEDVTDRELFEAAMAGMAGRLDEYSQYLGPESFREFNENIEHRFGGIGIQVVVDRETNVLTVVTPLVGTPAYAAGILAGDRIVEIDGESTEGYSIEDAVKRMRGEIGAPVQLKILHPDTKEPVEYKLTREQINVDTVLGDLRHPNGSWDFFLEGHPGIGYIRLVSFSERTVEDLKKALDWLVEHKMKGLILDLRGNPGGLLESAVQVSDLFLDEGRIVTTRDRDGIDRQVFEAEREGTYRGFPMAVLVNFGSASASEIVAAALQDHGRAVVIGERTYGKGSVQNVIPLEGGSSALKLTIASYWRPSGQNIHRGRKATEEDQWGVLPNDGYEVKFEEEELRDVMRARRQRDVVRTPGASGLPPEEAVESEAASEKPVSKSEKSAGDTAASASADEKDETGTGSEEAADEPKGPAVDKQLEKAIEYLDARLREPEIKAA
- a CDS encoding metalloregulator ArsR/SmtB family transcription factor, which gives rise to MITHYREQSHVAEESALTDVSEGAIKDLVQVFKLLADATRLRILLYLSHVEEMHVRALCELLEQSQPAVSHHLGLLREANLIECRREGKHNFYHLLPGRFRQLLDTVFDSVPEDERKIRFESYVLSYAPVEQFVAR